In the Bicyclus anynana chromosome 22, ilBicAnyn1.1, whole genome shotgun sequence genome, TTTGGAAGCGTATTTGGATATAACTTTGTCTGGTAagattagtttgttttttttgttcataTGTCACTCTTTTCTTCTGTTGTTGTAAATAAAGGAAACATTTTTAATGAGCCTTTATCCTgtaaatggtttaaaaaaaaatcgttagaGGCAGCACCAAGGGTGGTAAGGTAGGCTCATTAAAaaccatcaaactattaaatGCCAGCcacactataaataataattactaggtTAAATAATGCATATGAGCAAATGATTGCTGAATGATCACAATTCATAATCCACTGGTTAAGTGGCTTTTAACAGTAATAACCATGAAAGTTCCAAAAATGCTCacgacgtaggttcgaatccggttcggggcatgcacctcccaacttttcagttttgtgtgtcattttaattttaagttatttaaaatcacgCGACTCAAACGGCAAAAGAATAACCtcgtgagaaaatctgcatatGTGAGAATTttcgtgtgaagtctgccaatccgcattcagccagcgtggtggacctctctcattctgagagaagacttgtgcGCAACATTGAATCGAATATATAAGGTCGCGCActaaaacgtaacgctgtcattcgttcatcgaattttaatgCCCATAtgtttttcataccgggggctatatataaaaaatcaattccTAAGGAGTgtgcggccgtggctagttatcaccctacccgcaaagacgtacgatacggtacgatgccgtgtagaaaccgaaaggagtgtggattttcatcctcctcctaacaagttagctcgcttccatcttagatatcaggtgagattgtagtcaagggctaacttgtaaagaaaaaaagataaGATAATAGAGTTTGTGTGTGTTATAGATGTGCGTCTAAAGGCGGCGGAGTGCGTGGACGTGGGCTGCGCCTGCGTGGCGTGCGCGCGAGCCGAGCTCGGCCTGAGCGCGTGGCCCGCGTGGCtggccgccgccgccggccgcgAGCGCCCCACCGTGGCGCCCCTGGCGCGGCTGCTGCAGCGGTGAGtgcttatacagggtgctcgggagtatttctgAAGTGTACTTCAAGAGAAATGAACAACCGTTCCGTTAGCTACCCGTTTAATGACTGAAGTTGGATGCGATGCAGCGCAGGCGCATTATAATACAGTGATGTGAATgtagttttaatataagtacGTATTATACACATCAATTTCCCGTGCCTTCAAGGTGTCCACTTATAGAAGCCTGCTgtataactaatttatttttaactaaaaaaaaacttttcatgttttcatgCAATGTAATTCCAAAAGTTCCGACTTTCCATGTAATATTGCATATGCAATTCATTCCAGTGAGATATTGCAAccggcactccgcacttcacaaGTAaactacttcatgatatttatataataagaataagtttttggctaggtcataatatatgcGATATAAGCTTAGGATATAAGAGACACAAAATCTTGATAGCTTTTGGCGGATTTTAGTTAAGCTAGCGGGATTTTTGCTAGATTGAATATAACCtgacataatttttgttttattaatcctgcaggatttatataataattcaaaattacttTAATGCAAGAATGTGATCCTAAAATGTTAGTATGCTTTAGTGTGGCGTAGAACAATTTGTCAAGTAGTAAATTTCCGTTTTCACAGTTTTTCATGATGAATCAAAAGGCCTATAAGAAAAAAGAGTTGATGTCCCATTTGGTTGATATCCTCTCACAATGTTTACACCAGCGAAGCGAAACTGACAAAAGGACATTAACTTCCAATATCAACTTGTTATAAAAAAGTTGCTAACTAACATTACTTTATTCACAGAATGATGCAAAAGCTGAAATCCCGTGAAAATCCAGACTCAGAGCTAGATCAAGGCTACAGTAGCGCGAAGACTTCACCAAACGTAACACCCTGTACATCACCCAGCCACCAGATATCGCCATCAAGTTCCTGCAGCGCATCGTCCCGTATAAGCATCATAGACACATCGTATAGACAACATCCGGTGAGGCAAGACATATCCTCTACGTTCCTAGATCATTCTAGAAGGCAAGATGTATCCTCTACGTTCATAGACCAACATTCTAGAAGGCAGGATGTATCCTCCGTCTTAGATGTCAGTGATACAAATTTGTCAGATGTACCAAACCTGCAATACACTAATATATATAGACTGCCCATCGATGTGACCCAAAGGGTCAACAACCCGGCTGACTATAGGTTCTGTCGGTCAAACAGGTTGCTGGAATCTGGTTACGATTCTGTGCAACCGTCTGCCGGTGTTGCAGTTAAACGTGGCTTAGATAGTAACGTAGAGTTGGATAGGAAAAGGTATCGGTTAACGTCACAGTTGTCTCAGGTGGTTCTATGATTGTTTGTGGTTTCATCTAGTCTGTGGCTTTGGTACGGATGACGgttgatttctttttaatttctcaATTAACAGTGCTAGGGACTGTTTCTTGGACGACGGAAAACCTGTTGAAATCAGTGAAACTGCAAAATTCTATTACATTTGTTATGTTTgcattttgtgttataattgCGCTTTTGCCTTTTTATACAGGTATATTCTCAACAAAATCACATCTAGACTGATGAACTTAATTTTCCTATGTTTTTGCATTTACTTTAATTTCCTCTGTGTTACTGAAAATGGTCTTTGATTGTTACAACGTCAGTCTAGAGAAGTGCAGACTATGGCAGTAAAACTGAAAATGTCAAAGATTACTTACATAAAATGCATCTAAAACggctattatttaaaaaccatGGTCACAAGTAAGCCCCTGTGAAAGAACACCAGTTCATTACATTTAtttgttgtattattttcttgttttaatgtcattatgtgcattttagtgCCGTTATTTTGTTTCTGTCTCTAACAAGGTTGGTTATTCGCAATAGCGCTAAAATAGTAGTACTCTGCAATTTGTTATGTTAAAGTTGACGGTTGCATGTCAAATTTCGGTTTAATATGATGCTTAGATTAGCGTGTTGACGAATAATGTTTTACTTTTGACAACTGTCCTGTTAATAAACCTCGCTTTAACAAATAAGTGACGTAAATAACCATCTATAATGACTGTAATTAGTTAATGACCTTCAGAACTTTCCTCTGCCccaatttttttgtaaactacacacatattataaagctgaacattctgatatgtatttattaaaaaaaatatatctacctcTTTAGTTCATGTTATTTTGTAGAGGTTTTTCACACTGCCCTGGTCCAACCTCTCGTAATATTAAATCTTAATCAtcttttagtttaattttagtcaaatattgcgttaatgattaaaaaaaaaattaattagtaatgtcagaaaagtaaaaataatttgagaTTGCGAAAATATTGCGAtctaaaacatatataatatctGTGGCAAATAATATACACTGTGCTTAAACATATTAAACATTcttacttattatataataattcagAGTAGTTTAAAATTGTTATACTCCGTTCATTAAATTGAAAAGAGTGAAAAAACTACTATAATCTGGTTTTACTAtcgcttttttattaattattattaatccaaAAAATACTAACATACcacattttataacatattctGTAATGTTAGATAGGAACAAATACTGTCATATTCATGATCTTTaattcaaaaactttaaaaagatAGCAATATATATCATGAGATTGAAAGTATTGGT is a window encoding:
- the LOC112049663 gene encoding uncharacterized protein LOC112049663; this encodes METLNMAKLNLSSVRNNAPVENAPPKQEVSDTKSDTSLLTDPEEEYHCEYSKDIWKTLLEQDAEKQPIHLQSPQLEFRGSLVQQLRDVSKKLGLTQASLHSAVAQLDLFMDAHCLRADRLTHVALACLSLAAKSEENFSRAPTLKTLSKVSGVQLCGKAFRQLEWMVGQHVKWRLLAPTPVTFASLLAQYVVTDCDLTTRHPKFVRRFKRDGAKLLEAYLDITLSDVRLKAAECVDVGCACVACARAELGLSAWPAWLAAAAGRERPTVAPLARLLQRMMQKLKSRENPDSELDQGYSSAKTSPNVTPCTSPSHQISPSSSCSASSRISIIDTSYRQHPVRQDISSTFLDHSRRQDVSSTFIDQHSRRQDVSSVLDVSDTNLSDVPNLQYTNIYRLPIDVTQRVNNPADYRFCRSNRLLESGYDSVQPSAGVAVKRGLDSNVELDRKRYRLTSQLSQVVL